Proteins encoded within one genomic window of Methanosarcina barkeri str. Wiesmoor:
- a CDS encoding CBS domain-containing protein → MQLPTPEDLKKRRNELGLTQSDLAKRAGVSQPLIARIESGDVDPRLSTVRKILDAFEEVEKEQQIIIIDLMHSPVIHVSPGDSVEEVVNLMQKYGFSQVPVLDRGIPVGSVSEDMIVKLMAESKKKSISHLKISEIMGEAFPTVSPGISISVVSHMLEGNPAVLVVEKGAVIGVVTKHDVMTLLQG, encoded by the coding sequence ATGCAGCTTCCAACACCCGAAGATCTTAAAAAAAGAAGAAATGAACTCGGGCTTACCCAGAGCGATCTGGCTAAAAGGGCAGGAGTAAGTCAGCCCCTTATAGCTCGTATAGAATCGGGAGACGTAGATCCCAGGCTTTCGACTGTCAGGAAAATCCTTGACGCTTTTGAGGAAGTTGAAAAGGAACAGCAGATTATTATAATAGATCTGATGCATTCCCCTGTAATTCATGTTTCACCAGGCGATTCTGTGGAAGAAGTAGTAAACTTGATGCAGAAGTATGGTTTTTCACAGGTTCCTGTGCTTGATAGGGGCATTCCTGTTGGAAGTGTTTCCGAAGACATGATAGTGAAATTGATGGCCGAAAGTAAGAAAAAATCAATTTCCCATTTGAAAATTTCTGAGATAATGGGAGAGGCCTTCCCAACAGTGTCTCCAGGTATTTCTATCTCAGTCGTATCGCACATGCTGGAAGGAAATCCGGCCGTACTGGTAGTAGAAAAAGGAGCAGTTATCGGCGTCGTGACGAAACATGATGTAATGACGCTTCTCCAGGGCTAA